Proteins found in one Halobaculum sp. MBLA0147 genomic segment:
- the mutL gene encoding DNA mismatch repair endonuclease MutL, with protein MSGDTPTSGEGRISTLPTETVERIAAGEVITRPARVVAELVENALDADASRVTVRVDGDGTDRIVVADDGHGLSAADARRAVRPHTTSKIDAASDLAGVDTLGFRGEALASVVDAAETVHLVTNDGGGAATDLTVRGTAGDQTVTTAETSRGRGTTVTVEGLFADRPARREGLAAPETEFGRISRLVSRYALVHADVAFEVVHDGDPVQSTPGTGRTDALLAVYDRETAAAAVSCETTASVPGLDESDGVGDGDETGGVAGGEETDGVVAGDDADAVTVSGRLCSPAVTRSDRRGVHVAVNGRPVTDDGLARAVRRGYGRLLPDGREPVAVVCLTVPPTAVDPNVHPAKERVALAASEAIADVVADAVADALSTAELDRPAETAVDLETALDAVDAETDDTLATARVVGQYRDLYLLCEADEDLLVVDQHAAHERVTFERLRARVADEAVPSRAVDPPATVTLDPGVVAAVEHYADRLRQLGFAVREFGGDTVRVTAVPAPLGRAAAPESLREVAATLARGETPTPREDLLAEVACHPSLRAGETVDDETARQLLDRLSECERPYACPHGRPTVLRVDEATLARGFERENTRLG; from the coding sequence GTGTCGGGAGACACGCCCACGTCTGGCGAGGGGCGGATCTCGACACTCCCGACGGAGACGGTCGAACGGATCGCGGCCGGCGAGGTGATCACCCGTCCGGCGCGCGTCGTCGCGGAACTCGTCGAGAACGCGCTCGACGCCGACGCCTCGCGGGTCACCGTCCGCGTGGACGGCGACGGCACCGACCGGATCGTCGTCGCCGACGACGGCCACGGGCTCTCGGCCGCGGACGCCCGTCGCGCCGTCCGGCCGCACACGACGAGCAAGATCGACGCCGCGAGCGACCTCGCGGGGGTCGACACGCTCGGGTTCCGTGGGGAGGCACTCGCCAGCGTCGTCGACGCGGCGGAGACGGTCCACCTCGTCACGAACGACGGCGGTGGCGCGGCGACGGACCTGACCGTCCGCGGGACGGCCGGCGATCAGACGGTCACGACGGCGGAGACGAGTCGTGGGCGGGGGACGACCGTCACCGTCGAGGGACTGTTCGCGGACCGTCCGGCACGCCGGGAGGGGTTGGCCGCGCCGGAGACGGAGTTCGGTCGGATCTCGCGGCTCGTGAGTCGGTACGCACTGGTCCACGCCGACGTGGCGTTCGAGGTGGTCCACGACGGCGACCCCGTGCAGTCGACACCCGGGACCGGTCGGACGGATGCGCTCCTCGCCGTCTACGACCGGGAGACCGCTGCCGCCGCGGTGTCGTGTGAGACGACGGCGTCGGTGCCGGGGCTCGACGAGTCGGACGGCGTCGGAGACGGTGACGAGACCGGCGGAGTGGCGGGTGGCGAAGAGACAGACGGAGTGGTGGCCGGCGACGACGCCGACGCGGTCACGGTGTCGGGGCGACTCTGTTCACCCGCCGTCACGCGGTCGGACCGCCGTGGGGTCCACGTCGCTGTGAACGGGCGCCCGGTGACCGACGACGGGCTGGCGCGGGCGGTCCGGCGCGGCTACGGACGGCTACTCCCGGACGGCCGAGAGCCGGTCGCGGTCGTCTGTCTGACGGTCCCGCCGACGGCCGTCGACCCGAACGTCCACCCGGCGAAAGAGCGCGTCGCCCTCGCCGCGAGCGAAGCGATCGCGGACGTGGTCGCCGACGCGGTCGCGGACGCCCTCTCGACGGCGGAGTTGGACCGGCCGGCGGAGACGGCCGTCGACCTCGAGACGGCCCTCGACGCCGTCGACGCCGAGACGGACGACACGCTCGCGACGGCGCGCGTCGTCGGGCAGTACCGCGATCTCTACCTACTGTGTGAGGCGGACGAGGACCTACTCGTCGTCGACCAGCACGCCGCCCACGAACGGGTCACCTTCGAACGCCTCCGGGCACGCGTCGCCGACGAAGCGGTGCCGAGTCGGGCCGTCGACCCGCCGGCGACGGTGACACTCGATCCCGGCGTCGTGGCGGCGGTCGAACACTACGCCGACCGGCTCCGCCAGTTGGGATTCGCGGTGCGCGAGTTCGGCGGCGACACGGTGCGCGTCACGGCGGTCCCGGCGCCGCTCGGGCGCGCCGCCGCCCCCGAGTCGCTCCGGGAGGTCGCGGCCACGCTGGCGCGCGGCGAGACGCCGACGCCGCGCGAAGACCTGCTCGCGGAGGTGGCGTGTCACCCGTCGCTGCGGGCGGGTGAGACGGTGGACGACGAGACCGCGCGGCAGTTGCTCGACCGGCTGAGCGAGTGCGAGCGACCGTACGCCTGTCCGCACGGCCGTCCCACGGTGTTGCGCGTCGACGAGGCGACGCTGGCACGTGGGTTCGAGCGCGAGAACACACGACTGGGGTAG
- the mutS gene encoding DNA mismatch repair protein MutS, with amino-acid sequence MPTGAPAKLLERREELTPMLSQYVELAETYDDALLLFRVGDFYKAFCETADEVARVCELTRIEREDSTGTYTACGVPVDNAATYLDRLLDAGHRLAVADQVEDPEETTGLVDRAVTRVLTPGTVVDDELLGDGANNYVACLASADRLAGDDAAAGRNGDRSARPDADDTDEPAYGLAHVDVSTGECAVTSGSLPAVADEVARVAPAELLLGPSVDGEVRARLDTDATTTTFDADAFAPAAARERLHPYTDPDRLAPVERVAAGALLAYAEYTQGDDGPLSYVARVRRTDPRRSLRLDATALRGLELFEAHTPSGQTLVETVDETRSALGRRRLEAWLRRPLVDAEAISARHDAVAALADDGLTRAAVRDHLDAVYDLERLVTRAARERADARDLRSLADTLAVVPELRDALDGVEALADVREALAPLTDLRELLDEAIVADPPQVVTEGDVIREGFDAELDELRATARAGREWVADLEARERERTGIDNLEVGYTQVHGYYIEVTNSHLDAVPDDYTRRQTLKNAERFYTPELKRREDEILSAEERSDELEYELFCEVRERVAAESERVQATADAVARLDTLAALATVAVEHDYCRPEIVASEPERGDGPTGGADADRSATGPATDRTPGEGTPDQPPSETTVDRPPFEIERGRHPVVERTETEFVPNDATLPAGSVTLLTGPNMSGKSTYMRQVALAVVLAQAGSFVPATAAQLPVVDRVFTRVGASDDIAGGQSTFMREMAELTDILHDATGRSLVLLDEVGRGTSTADGHAIARAAVEFLHDEVGATTIFATHYHDLTGLADRLQRVRNRHFAARREDGDVTFLHRVREGAASSSYGVEVAEMAGVPQPVVDRARELVAADDGDTSHSTGGDDDTGRSAGGEGDDDTDHLTGDEDDAVAAAGERGAERAADETTNGQATLRDVRPESADGNDGRDGDEDENENRTDRNPAVREVVAELAAFDAARTTPMEALERLHDLQRRVEDAGIDTDTDGGV; translated from the coding sequence ATGCCGACGGGCGCACCGGCGAAGTTGCTCGAGCGTCGCGAGGAGCTGACGCCGATGCTCTCGCAGTACGTCGAGTTGGCCGAGACGTACGACGACGCGCTGTTGTTGTTCCGCGTCGGCGACTTCTACAAGGCCTTCTGCGAGACGGCCGACGAGGTCGCCCGCGTCTGTGAACTCACCCGCATCGAACGCGAGGACTCCACCGGCACCTACACCGCCTGTGGCGTCCCGGTCGACAACGCCGCCACCTACCTCGACAGGCTCCTCGACGCCGGCCACCGTCTCGCCGTCGCGGACCAGGTCGAGGACCCCGAGGAGACGACCGGCCTCGTCGACCGCGCCGTCACGCGGGTGCTCACGCCAGGTACCGTCGTCGACGACGAACTGCTCGGCGACGGCGCCAACAACTACGTCGCCTGCCTGGCGAGCGCCGACCGGCTGGCCGGCGACGACGCCGCGGCCGGCAGGAACGGCGACCGCTCCGCACGACCCGACGCGGACGACACCGACGAGCCCGCGTACGGGCTGGCGCACGTCGACGTGTCCACCGGCGAGTGTGCGGTGACGAGCGGGTCGCTCCCCGCCGTCGCCGACGAGGTGGCACGCGTCGCACCGGCGGAGTTGCTCCTCGGGCCGAGCGTCGACGGAGAGGTACGAGCGCGTCTCGACACGGACGCGACGACGACGACCTTCGACGCGGACGCCTTCGCGCCGGCCGCCGCTCGGGAGCGGCTGCACCCCTACACCGATCCGGATCGGCTCGCACCCGTCGAGCGCGTCGCGGCCGGGGCGCTGTTGGCGTACGCCGAGTACACGCAGGGTGACGACGGGCCGCTGTCGTACGTCGCGCGCGTCCGCCGGACGGACCCCCGGCGCTCGCTGCGACTCGACGCGACCGCGCTCCGCGGGCTGGAGCTGTTCGAGGCGCACACACCCTCGGGTCAGACGCTCGTCGAGACGGTCGACGAGACGCGGTCGGCACTGGGACGGCGGCGGCTGGAGGCGTGGCTCCGACGACCGCTCGTCGACGCCGAGGCGATCAGCGCCCGCCACGACGCCGTGGCGGCACTGGCAGACGACGGACTGACACGCGCCGCGGTGCGGGACCACCTCGACGCCGTCTACGATCTCGAACGACTCGTGACACGTGCGGCCCGCGAGCGTGCCGACGCACGCGACCTCCGCTCGCTGGCGGACACCCTGGCCGTCGTTCCGGAGTTGCGAGACGCACTCGACGGGGTGGAGGCGCTCGCAGACGTTCGCGAGGCGCTGGCACCGCTGACGGACCTGCGGGAGTTGCTCGACGAGGCGATCGTCGCCGACCCACCGCAGGTCGTGACGGAGGGGGACGTGATCCGCGAGGGGTTCGACGCGGAGTTGGACGAGTTGCGGGCGACGGCGCGGGCGGGCCGGGAGTGGGTCGCCGACCTGGAGGCCCGCGAGCGCGAGCGAACGGGGATCGACAACCTGGAGGTGGGGTACACGCAGGTCCACGGTTACTACATCGAGGTGACGAACAGCCACCTCGACGCGGTGCCGGACGACTACACCCGGCGGCAGACGCTGAAGAACGCCGAGCGGTTCTACACCCCGGAGCTCAAGCGCCGAGAGGACGAGATCCTGAGCGCCGAGGAGCGCAGCGACGAGTTGGAGTACGAGCTGTTCTGTGAGGTGCGCGAGCGGGTCGCGGCAGAGAGCGAGCGCGTCCAGGCGACGGCGGACGCCGTCGCGCGACTCGACACACTCGCCGCGCTGGCGACCGTCGCCGTCGAGCACGACTACTGTCGGCCGGAGATCGTCGCGTCGGAGCCGGAGCGCGGCGACGGGCCGACGGGTGGCGCGGACGCCGATCGCTCGGCGACCGGGCCCGCCACCGACCGGACACCGGGCGAGGGGACCCCCGACCAGCCGCCGAGTGAGACGACCGTCGACCGACCACCGTTCGAGATCGAGCGCGGTCGCCACCCGGTGGTCGAGCGGACGGAGACGGAGTTCGTCCCGAACGACGCGACGCTGCCCGCCGGGAGCGTCACGCTGTTGACCGGACCGAACATGAGCGGCAAGTCGACGTACATGCGACAGGTGGCGTTGGCGGTCGTGTTGGCCCAGGCCGGCAGTTTCGTCCCGGCGACCGCGGCACAGCTTCCGGTCGTCGACCGCGTGTTCACTCGCGTCGGGGCGAGCGACGACATCGCCGGCGGACAGTCGACGTTCATGCGCGAGATGGCGGAGTTGACGGACATCCTCCACGACGCGACGGGGCGCTCGCTGGTGTTGCTCGACGAGGTCGGGCGCGGGACGTCGACGGCCGACGGCCACGCCATCGCCCGCGCCGCCGTCGAGTTCCTCCACGACGAGGTGGGCGCGACGACGATCTTCGCCACTCACTACCACGATCTCACCGGGTTGGCAGACCGACTCCAGCGGGTGCGAAACCGCCACTTCGCGGCGCGCCGGGAGGACGGGGACGTGACCTTCCTCCACCGGGTGCGCGAGGGCGCCGCCTCCTCGTCGTACGGCGTCGAGGTGGCGGAGATGGCCGGCGTCCCCCAGCCGGTCGTCGACCGCGCCCGGGAGTTGGTCGCAGCCGACGACGGGGACACCAGCCACTCGACGGGTGGTGACGACGACACCGGCCGCTCGGCGGGTGGTGAAGGCGACGACGACACCGACCACTTGACGGGTGATGAAGACGACGCCGTGGCCGCGGCCGGCGAGCGCGGCGCGGAGCGCGCGGCCGACGAGACGACGAACGGACAGGCGACACTCCGAGACGTACGTCCGGAGTCCGCGGACGGGAACGATGGTAGAGACGGAGACGAGGACGAGAACGAGAACCGCACCGACCGCAACCCGGCGGTCCGCGAGGTGGTGGCCGAGTTGGCCGCGTTCGACGCCGCCCGGACGACGCCGATGGAGGCGCTGGAACGACTCCACGACCTCCAGCGACGCGTCGAGGACGCCGGGATCGACACGGACACCGACGGAGGTGTGTGA
- a CDS encoding DUF2103 domain-containing protein translates to MNCRRCGQPLDRPGDYCLGCETPNLDAVVIEFAPDRATLTMVDGEPSESTFEDPTETDAVVGQTQITTVPDEPNGDRVGRAHLRNYAGRVADEVRRKRPETVYAAGEREPLRETRAQLHYEFLRVPDDDPVAAVLRRRGEPALDVVDKPPTEKLGGSHSTVIGDRVGRRAITTVAEHPHVKKIVPGPIDAGGKGSQSGLRAKVTRADEHGNVRLLLRDGSSVQENRVVTTAGDRDTGERVRDALNDVLADEELAEG, encoded by the coding sequence ATGAACTGCCGTCGGTGTGGCCAGCCGCTCGACCGCCCCGGGGACTACTGTCTGGGGTGTGAGACGCCGAACCTCGACGCCGTCGTGATCGAGTTCGCGCCGGATCGGGCCACGCTGACGATGGTCGACGGGGAGCCGAGCGAGTCGACGTTCGAGGATCCCACGGAGACGGACGCGGTCGTCGGCCAGACGCAGATCACGACGGTGCCCGACGAGCCCAACGGGGACCGCGTCGGGCGCGCGCACCTACGGAACTACGCGGGACGCGTGGCCGACGAGGTACGCCGGAAGCGGCCGGAGACGGTGTACGCCGCCGGCGAGCGGGAGCCGCTCCGCGAGACGCGCGCCCAGTTACACTACGAGTTCCTGCGTGTCCCGGACGACGACCCCGTGGCGGCGGTGTTGCGCCGCCGCGGCGAGCCCGCGTTGGACGTGGTCGACAAGCCGCCGACGGAGAAACTCGGCGGGAGCCACTCGACGGTGATCGGGGACAGAGTGGGGCGGCGGGCGATCACGACGGTCGCGGAACACCCGCACGTGAAGAAGATCGTCCCCGGCCCCATCGACGCCGGTGGGAAGGGGTCACAGAGCGGGCTCCGCGCGAAGGTGACGCGTGCGGACGAACACGGGAACGTGCGGCTCCTCTTACGGGACGGCTCCAGCGTGCAGGAGAACCGCGTGGTGACGACCGCGGGCGACCGCGACACGGGCGAGCGCGTCCGCGACGCCCTCAACGACGTGTTGGCAGACGAGGAACTCGCCGAGGGGTGA
- a CDS encoding conditioned medium-induced protein 4, whose translation MDEKTAALRDIFVETTGEETVTEGQSESPGSLVDEPDDERVRETLRRVRETVGFETDLSVGAYERVVRGVFDDESDAEIAAALDVDEATVRRARLDCHLVREGDRDAPFSLDRLRRLVDDDVPLADRAETLGADEATVAHYSAVVAAELASRRVNHRFRDALTELLSDAPLSDQFATDAREDGLREATEDIETDVKL comes from the coding sequence ATGGACGAGAAGACGGCGGCACTCCGGGACATCTTCGTCGAGACGACCGGCGAGGAGACGGTGACGGAAGGGCAGTCGGAGTCACCCGGTTCGCTGGTCGACGAGCCGGACGACGAGCGGGTCCGCGAGACGCTCCGCCGGGTGCGGGAGACGGTCGGCTTCGAGACGGACCTCTCCGTCGGGGCGTACGAGCGAGTCGTCCGGGGCGTCTTCGACGACGAGTCCGACGCCGAGATCGCGGCCGCGCTCGACGTCGACGAGGCGACGGTCCGCCGTGCCCGTCTCGACTGTCACCTCGTCCGCGAGGGGGACCGCGACGCCCCGTTCTCGCTGGACCGCCTCCGGAGACTCGTCGACGACGACGTGCCGCTCGCGGACCGAGCCGAGACCCTGGGTGCCGACGAGGCGACGGTTGCTCACTACTCCGCCGTCGTCGCCGCCGAGTTGGCCTCGCGACGCGTCAACCACCGCTTCCGCGACGCCCTGACGGAGTTGCTGTCGGACGCCCCGCTGTCGGACCAGTTCGCCACCGACGCCCGCGAGGACGGTCTCCGCGAGGCGACCGAGGACATCGAGACGGACGTCAAGCTCTGA
- a CDS encoding heterodisulfide reductase-related iron-sulfur binding cluster, which yields MQADQVTRETFWTVGPLGKALFYYLAATAVLLFAYGTYQRFARYRAGTDDWFERLDDLPRRVREAAAIVGSNRNQFDRDLYAGVMHSFIVWGFLTLLIGTTILGIDIDLYRVATGESFFVGDFYLSYSFVMDAMGLLFTVGVGMAIYRRYAEREGRLWGKHTSLEDDAFVWTLFLLGAGGFVLEAFRIVGSAGFVAYEQVSFVGFFLAGLFAEAGVGPALAETLYHWTWWSHALLAFGFIALIPYAKPFHMLSSFANVVTRDEKAGVRLPGVPDDADPDEIGYGSIDDFSWRHLLDQDACTKCGRCSSVCPANASGRNLDPRDVILDLKQYRQDLDAGRTEEVEIVADGGESVIDAESMTACMSCMACMDACPVDIEHVSEFTQMNRRLTETGQMAPELQDAMMNVFQNGNTFGDPARKRPEWTEELDFEVPDAREESVEFLWYVGEYPSYDERNQRVARSLARLFERADVSYGILYEDEQHDGNDVRRVGEEGLYEMLVEDNTEAFAKCEFERVVTTDPHSMNTFRNEYPEVSEFDDPVSHYTEVIEELVTEGRLGLTGTELDYTATYHDPCHLGRMNDVYEAPRELIRATGVELHEMPRNRSDSFCCGGGGGGLWTDNDQDTKPSEERLREALEDTDAGDAVEKFVVACPMCGTMYEDGRKTGNYEDDIEIVDIAELLCEALSARGESVVSVDADADEGAAAAD from the coding sequence ATGCAAGCCGACCAGGTGACGCGCGAGACGTTCTGGACGGTCGGCCCGCTGGGGAAGGCGCTCTTCTACTACCTGGCGGCGACGGCCGTGCTACTGTTCGCGTACGGCACCTACCAGCGGTTCGCTCGCTACCGCGCCGGCACCGACGACTGGTTCGAGCGACTCGACGACCTGCCGCGCCGCGTGCGGGAGGCGGCGGCCATCGTCGGGTCGAACCGCAACCAGTTCGACCGCGACCTCTACGCGGGTGTGATGCACTCGTTCATCGTCTGGGGGTTCCTGACGCTGTTGATCGGGACGACCATCCTCGGGATCGACATCGACCTCTACCGGGTCGCCACCGGGGAGTCGTTCTTCGTCGGGGACTTCTACCTCTCGTACTCCTTCGTGATGGACGCGATGGGACTCCTGTTCACCGTCGGTGTCGGGATGGCGATCTACCGGCGGTACGCCGAGCGCGAGGGGCGGCTGTGGGGGAAACACACCTCGCTGGAGGACGACGCCTTCGTCTGGACGCTGTTCTTACTCGGTGCCGGCGGGTTCGTCTTGGAGGCGTTCCGGATCGTCGGCTCCGCCGGGTTCGTCGCCTACGAGCAGGTGTCGTTCGTCGGGTTCTTCCTCGCGGGCCTGTTCGCGGAGGCGGGCGTCGGCCCGGCGCTGGCCGAGACGCTGTACCACTGGACGTGGTGGAGTCACGCGCTGCTCGCGTTCGGATTCATCGCGCTGATCCCCTACGCCAAGCCGTTCCACATGCTCTCGTCGTTCGCGAACGTGGTCACTCGCGACGAGAAGGCGGGCGTGCGACTCCCGGGCGTGCCCGACGACGCCGACCCGGACGAGATCGGCTACGGGTCGATCGACGACTTCTCGTGGCGACACTTGCTCGACCAGGACGCCTGTACGAAGTGTGGGCGCTGTTCGTCGGTGTGTCCCGCGAACGCGTCGGGGCGGAACCTCGACCCGCGGGACGTGATCTTGGACCTCAAACAGTACCGGCAGGACCTCGACGCCGGGCGGACGGAGGAGGTGGAGATCGTCGCCGACGGCGGCGAGAGCGTGATCGACGCGGAGTCGATGACGGCGTGTATGTCCTGTATGGCGTGTATGGACGCCTGTCCGGTGGACATCGAACACGTCTCGGAGTTCACGCAGATGAACCGCCGGCTGACGGAGACGGGCCAGATGGCCCCGGAACTGCAGGACGCGATGATGAACGTGTTCCAGAACGGCAACACGTTCGGCGACCCGGCGCGCAAGCGGCCGGAGTGGACCGAGGAACTGGACTTCGAGGTGCCGGACGCCCGCGAGGAGTCCGTCGAGTTCCTCTGGTACGTCGGCGAGTACCCCAGCTACGACGAGCGGAACCAGCGCGTCGCGCGGTCGTTGGCCCGGCTGTTCGAGCGCGCCGACGTGAGCTACGGCATCCTCTACGAGGACGAGCAACACGACGGCAACGACGTGCGTCGCGTCGGCGAGGAGGGGCTCTACGAGATGCTCGTCGAGGACAACACGGAGGCGTTCGCGAAGTGCGAGTTCGAGCGTGTCGTCACCACCGACCCGCACTCGATGAACACGTTCCGCAACGAGTACCCGGAGGTCTCGGAGTTCGACGACCCGGTCTCACACTACACCGAGGTGATCGAGGAGTTGGTGACGGAGGGTCGACTCGGGCTGACCGGGACAGAGTTGGACTACACGGCGACGTACCACGACCCGTGTCACCTCGGGCGGATGAACGACGTGTACGAGGCGCCACGCGAGTTGATCCGCGCGACCGGGGTGGAGCTCCACGAGATGCCGCGCAACCGCTCGGACTCCTTCTGCTGTGGCGGCGGTGGCGGCGGACTCTGGACGGACAACGACCAGGACACCAAACCCAGCGAGGAGCGCCTACGCGAGGCGTTGGAGGACACCGACGCGGGCGACGCCGTCGAGAAGTTCGTCGTCGCCTGTCCGATGTGCGGGACGATGTACGAGGACGGCCGCAAGACGGGGAATTACGAGGACGACATCGAGATCGTCGACATCGCCGAGTTGCTGTGTGAGGCGCTGTCCGCTCGCGGGGAGTCCGTCGTCTCCGTCGACGCCGACGCGGACGAGGGTGCCGCGGCAGCGGACTGA
- a CDS encoding AbrB/MazE/SpoVT family DNA-binding domain-containing protein, producing MRVEIEDGELRLPEEVLDRYGTQYELLERDDRLLLLPVAEEPLAALREEFADVDESSVELAAGAFEEASEQAER from the coding sequence GTGCGCGTCGAGATTGAAGACGGAGAATTACGCCTCCCTGAGGAGGTTCTCGATCGGTACGGCACCCAGTACGAACTGCTCGAGCGAGACGACCGACTCCTGCTCCTTCCAGTCGCGGAGGAGCCGCTCGCCGCGCTGCGCGAGGAGTTCGCCGATGTCGACGAGTCGTCCGTCGAACTCGCGGCGGGTGCGTTCGAGGAGGCGTCGGAGCAGGCCGAACGGTGA